The genomic segment GTTGCGCAGGATCTCTTTATAAGTGCCTCGGGCAGTGATGTGTCCGCCATGAATGCCGGAGTGGGGTCCGAAGTCTAGAATATAGTCTGCTGTTGCAATGGTCAAAGGGTCATGTTCAACCATGATGAGGGTGTTTTTAAGGTCTTTCAGTTGTTGCAAGGCGGCATTTAAACGTGCGTTATCGCGCGGATGAAGCCCTATTGTAGGTTCATCCAGGACGTAGAGGACGCCTGTAAGACCGCTGCCGAGCTGACGGGCAAGACGGATTCTTTGTGTCTCACCCCCGCTAAGTGTGGGGGCTTTGCGTCCTAGAGCCAGGTAATGAAGCCCTACTTCGCAGAGAAAGCGCAAGCGTGATAGGAGCTGCCTTTGAATTTCCTCCATCCATTTTTTTTCAGCTTGGGGAAGATTCAAGTTTTCGATGAAAAGTAAAGCCTGCTTTAGGGGCAGGTTGCAGAGTTGATCGATGGAGACGTCGTGGATTGTCACATTGCGGGCAAGGGGGTTAAGGCGTGCACCATTGCAAGAAGGGCATGTATGTTCTTCTAAGAGAGGTACGACCATTTCACGGACATCGGTAGTTCCACTTTTACCTGCTTTAGCTAAGACGTTATTGATTCCTCGCCACTGAAATTTCCATCCTTCAGGTGCAATGTAGAATTTATTTTCCGGCGACCCGTTCATGAGGAGGCCTAGGTGTTTCGTAGAGAGTTCGCATAGTGGTGTAGACCAGGAGATTTTTTCCTCTTCAAGAAAGAGAGTAAGGAGTTTCCATGCGATTTTATGAGTGTCTTCGGGCCAAAATTTATTCATGAGTTCGGCGGTTGAGAAATGGAGGAACTCATTATCTTGCGCGAGGTTGGCGCCATATTGGTAGCCAAGGCCTAAACACTCCATGCACATTCCTTCCGCATGGTTGAAGGCAAAAGTCTGGGGAGTGATCGGTGGATAGGACTTTCCGGTACTTTCTACTGCGAAGGAAAGGTTGAAAAAGAGGTCGGAGGTTTCTTTAGCTACAATCAGTTTGCCTTCACCATGCTGTGCTGCTGATGCAATGGCTTCATCAAGCCTTGCCATGATAGTAGGGATGACTTTCAAACGATCTACGATGAGCATGAGCTCGTGTTTACGCTTTTTGTCATAGTTTTCGAGGAGGGCATTATCATTTATATCGTAATAAACGCCGTCGAATCGCACGCGCAGATATCCTAGACGTTGGTATTTAAAGATGACATCTTTGATTTCAACCGTACGTGATAAGCTTAGGGGAGCGAGGATTTGTATTTTTTCGCCTTCGGGTAGGGTCAGTATCTTTTCAACGACAAAATCTTTGCTGATAGATTTGATGACTTCGCCTGTTTCGGGGCTATGGGGAATCCCGATGCGAGCATAGAGGAGTCTTAAGTAGTCATAGATTTCGGTCATTGTCCCGACGGTAGACCGGGGATTGCCGGCATGGACTTTTTGTTCAATGGCGATGGCGGGGGAGAGGCCTTCAACGCCGGCAACTTTGGGTTTTGGCAGTTGCTTAACAAATTGTCTAGCGTAAGGTGAAAGAGATTCGACATAACGACGCTGCCCTTCAGCATAGATCGTTTCAAAAGCTAGAGAACTCTTACCGGAACCTGAAGGACCGGTTAGAATGGTTAGTTTCTCACGGGGGATGACGGCATCGACATGTTTCAAGTTGTTTTGTTCTGCGCCTTCAATGGTGATAGAAGTAATTTCGGCGGTATTTTTTCTTTTCTTCTTGGCTTTTGCAGGTTCTTTAAGGATATTTTGTGCTTGTTTTTGCAATTCCTTAGTTAAAGATGTCTTTAGGGCTTCGCCTGTAGGTGTCTCCATTTTGGAGATTTTCTCGGGCGCACCTGTTGCTACGACAAGGCCTCCTTGTTCGCCTCCATCAGGCCCCATGTCGATGATCCAGTCTGCCGTCTTGACGACGTCCATATTATGTTCGATGACAAGGACTGTATTGCCCCTTTCTACAAGTTCATGCAAGACTTCAAGCAGGTGTTTGATGTCGTGAAAATGAAGTCCGGTGGTGGGTTCATCCAATATATAGAGTGTCTTGCCGGTAGGTGGCCTGACAAGTTCTTTTGCTAATTTTACCCTTTGCGCTTCTCCGCCGGAAAGGGTTGTGGAAAATTGGCCGATTTTAATGTAACCGAGGCCAACTTTCTGCAACATGTTGAGTTTGTGGAAGATATGGGGGATGTTTTGAAAGAACTCTGCAGCTTCATCGACTTCCATCTCCAGTACATTGTAGATGTTTTTGCCTTTATACAGGATAGAGAGCGTTTCGTGATCAAAGCGTTGTGTATGGCAGACAGGGCAGTCTGCCCAGGCATCTTCGAGGAAGTCCATATCGATTTTTATCATGCCCATCCCTTCGCAGCGAGGGCAAGAGCCTTCTTTCACATTAAAGCTGAAGCGGCCTGATTTATATCCGCGCGCCTGACTTTCAGGCAATTGGGCATAGAGGTCGCGGATATCGTCAAAGAGTTTGATATAGGTTGCGGGGTTAGAGCGAGGGTTTCTTCCAATGGGCGTCTGGTCTACGGCGATGACCTTATCGATAAGGTTGGAGTGGAGCAAAGCTTTATGAGTGCCTACAGAGAGCGAGCTTCGCAGTAACTCGTTGCTTAGGGCGGGGTATAGTATCTCGGTGATAAGAGAAGATTTTCCTGAGCCTGAAACCCCGGTCACTGCAATAAAGAGTCCTAAAGGAATATCCACATTGACGTTTTTCAGGTTATGGTGCGCTGCTCCCTGGATCTTTAGCACTTCTTTTGTAGGTTTGCGTCTTTTCTTAGGAACGGGGATTTCTTTGGTGCCGAGAAGATATGCCCCGGTATAGGAATCTTTATTTTTAAGGAGATCTTTAAGGGTGCCGCTGACAACAATCTCTCCGCCTCTGACACCGGGGCCGGGCCCGAAGTCCACAATGTGGTCCGCCTCTAAGATGGTTTCTTCATCATGTTCCACTACAATGACGGTATTACCCATGTCGCGGAGGCGTTTTAATGTTTCAATCAGCCTTTTATTATCCCGTGGATGCAATCCGATAGAGGGTTCGTCCAAAATATAAGTGATGCCCACAAGTCCGCATCCTATTTGCGAAGCGAGCCTTACCCTTTGTGCCTCTCCGCCGGAAAGTGTAGGAGCTGTTCTATCTAATGTTAAGTAATGGAGGCCTACATCATTAAGAAAGTAGAGCCTTTGGCTGATTTCTTTTAGTAGTTCCTCAGCAATGATCTCGTCTGAAGGGGAGAGCTTGACCTTTTCAAAGAAAGCCAAGCATGCGCTGACAGTCATATGGGTCATTTCATAGATTCTTTTTCCGCAGAATTGCGTTGCTGCAGGATAAGGTTTTAAACGTTCTCCGTGACATTCTGGGCACGTTTGTTCACTCATCAGCATTTCCATCTTACGGCGGTAGGAGTCGCTGGTAGCTTCTGAATATCTCGAATGGGCTTCGTAGAGGATTCCACGCCATTGCACATGATCTGTCCAGGTTGCACCGGTGTCAGGATGGACGAGGTGCATGCGTGTCCACTTCTTCTCAGTCCCTTGGAGAAACACGTTTTGCGCTTTAGGGGGGAGCTTTTCCCAGGGTGTGTGTACGCTGAAGTTATAGAGGCGGGCAAGGTTGTCGTAGATGTTACCGTAGCGGACAGTGTTGTATGAGCTTCCGATGATAAAACAGTCTTCAGCAATGCTTTTTTTAGGGTCGACGATTTTCTCAATGATGTATTCGTTGACCATACCCAAACCTTGACAGCGAGGGCACATGCCAGAGGGGCTATTGAAGGAAAAGTCTTGAGGTTCGAGGGAGGAATAGGAAATTCCGGATGCAAGGGAGAAGGCGTGCATCGAGTAGAATGTTTCTTCTTCTGTATCTGCGTCAACGGTGATGCAGGAACCGTCATTGAATTGCAGGGCGTTAGTCAGTGCTTCGGCGATGCGGGAGTTATTTTCAGTGCTAATGACGATTCTATCGATTAACACTTCGACTGTATGGGCGACATTCCCATCAAGGGTGATGGGTTCTTCCAGATTAGCCATTTTTCCATCGATACGTGCCCGAGTATACCCTTTGCGCAGAAGGTCTTGGAAGTCATCTTTAAACTCGCCTTTTTTCTGCTTGGCGTAAGGAGCTAAGATGATCAGCTTTGTTTTAGGCGGGAGGCTCTGGACGGTTTTAATGATTCTTTCGCGGCTTTGAGGAGCGACGGGTTCTCCGCTAACAGGACAGTGGGGAACGCCAACGCGTGCGTAGAGTACACGCAAGTAATCATAGATTTCTGTCATTGTGCCAACGGTAGAGCGGGGATTCCGTCCGGCAGTCTTTTGCTCGATCGAGATGGTAGGAGTAATACCTTCGGTGTGTTCAACGTCCGGTTTCGCCATATCCGTCATTTGACGGCGCGCTTGAGTGGATAGGGATTCAATATAGCGCCGCTGTCCTTCTACATAGAGTGTATCGAACGCCAGGGACGATTTGCCTGATCCTGAGACACCTGTAAAAAGAATGAGCTGGCCATGATCTAATTCAAGTGAAATAGATTTTAAGTTATGAACATTTACGTTTTTTAAAATTATTTTGCGCTGAGACACATTTCTCCTACAAAGACCTAAAAAAATAATACACCAAATGCTTTTGTACTTTCCAGATTTTATAACGTCTAATATAAGAAATTCTTGATTAATAAGAATATGGAGTTAGGGAAAATGAAAAAATGTTTTTTGAGTTCATTGTTTGTGGTTTCAATGATAATGGAATTATCGTTGACAGCGGCCCCAATGTCTCAACCTATGATAGTCCAACGCAGAATCACCTATTCTCCGCAGAAGAATGTAGCTCCTAGCACTCCTGTTGAAGATGTCATCTATTTAACTGACGGATCAAAAATTCAGGGGCACCTTACGGTTCTTCCTCCTTTGATTTATCCATTCGGATCAGTTCCTTTTAGAATTCAAGATGCTAAGAACGTGAAATTTTCCACTGACCAAGGCACATGGAAAATGTACATCGAAAATATCGATGGAACGAATTTTATCTCAGATTTTACGGACGGTAGCGCTATAGAAGTTAAGGGCTCCGATGGTGAAATGCGTCAAATCCCTTTTATAGATATCATTTCGATCGATTTGAATTCTAATCGTTCGCATGTGAAACCGGCCCAGGGGCCGCAGATGTTTATGGTAGGATTCAAAGACGGTTCTTTGATACCGGTGCGTCTGCAGGATGCGACATTGAGTGTTAACGATGGTCAGAAAGATTATGATCTCCCTCTGCTGTCCGTTGTAGATGTGATAAATGATGGCGGTTTGCATGGAATTGTTCTTACGAAAGAAGGGGAGTACAAGCATATTCCATTAGCAATATTGAAAAGCCAGACATTACCTGTAACGATCACTGGCGATAACAAAGTTACGCAGCTCAATTGGAGCGATATAATAAGGGTCTATAAGCATAATTCAGCAGAATTTGCTAAAGGCCTTCCTCCTATCAAGCAGAATAATATAACTCCTAGTCAAACTGCTTCTCCTGTCAAGACTGTTAATGCACCGGCAAATACATCACCTGCAGAAGAGCCACGTCCCGTACCTAGGGTTGTCACGTCCGTGTCAAAAGATGTGCTTTTTGTTCCGGAGCAGTCTACAGCTGCTCCTGAGATTTTTCCTGTGAATACGCCGCCTGCGATGCCTGAAAGGCGTTCACCTATTGCCCCTATTCCAAAAACCGGGGGTACGAGTCCTTCTGCACCTTTACCCGTGTACCCTGCAGTGCCTGTACAATCAAAACCTGTTTTAAATAATGAGCCGGTAAAACCTTTAGACAATAAAGGGGATAATTCCCTAGCTTTAGAAACGGGGACATATTTGATTGTGCCAACAATAAGAGAGGATAGCGGTGCTACCAATTATACCGTTGTGGGAAGAATTCCTGTCGACAATCCTACTGCTGGTGCTAAAATATCCTCTCAGCCTTCGGATATCTCTCTTATTGGTGAATCTATAACTTACGTACCCAAAAAGAGGGATCCATTAAGAAGCAGCGAAGAGGAAGAAAACGATGCTGCCCAAAGTGTGGAATCGCCTACTGAAGTAAAGAATGAAATTCAGTTTACAGCACTGGAAGAAAAGCAGAAAAAGTATTTTGTTGCGAAAGGAGGAGCCGTAAGGAAACCGCTTTTAGCGCAGTCTTGTGTATTAAGGGATGAGCCTCTAGTGGCTATGACCCAACCTTCTGAGTTGATCACAAAACATAGTACAGACAGTTACAAAGATAGCGATGGCTACTACAAGGTCCCTGCTGTTAAGATAGTCCCAGAATCAATTGAAGATGATGAACAAGACCTATCGCATGATCCGGATTTAGCGGGTATGGTTTTCATCAATGAGCAGGAAGTTGCTTGCGCGGCAGAGGGTGATTTGCCTGAATCGCAAGAGGCGGCAAGGGCGTTTTATATTGATAAGTATCCTGTAACAAATAAGCAATACTATAGGTTTGTCAAATCGGAAAACTATCCAAGACCCAAGGCATGGCCTGCGGGACGCATTCCTAAGGGACAGGATCTTCAGCCGATTACTAGTATTTCGTATCAGGATGCCCTGGCTTATGCGGAATGGGCTGGTAAGAAATTACCTTCTTCTTCTGAATGGTGTAGAGCCAATAATAGCCACCTAATAAAATTTTCTACAAAAAGGGCCATCAAAGAGTGGACATCCACAGAGTTTGTGGCTCAAAATGATTCGAGAGTAGAGAAAAACTGGATGAAGCAGAACAATGTGGATTTAGCGCGCGAAGTATACAGGGCGGTCATTGGCGGCGAAATCGTAGGTGCAGTGCCTGTGCCTGAGGGTGATTTTTCACCAAGTATCGGTTTCCGTACAGCCCTTATGGCGGAATAGATCAAACCCAAGCTAGGTTTGAATTTATGGCAAAGACAAGAGGACGCATCGACCGCAATGTCTTTGCCATAAGTATCAAGGGATTTAAGCCTGTAGAGGCTTTTCAATAAAAAGGCTGTATTGGATGTCATTGTGGTTATTAATAAAGGGATAAGCACAACGTACGCAATACGCCATATCATTGACTTCATTCCAAACAAAGAACACGAAAGAATTGCCCATAAACTTTGGAGCATGCATTTTGGCTAAATTTGCTTTGCCATATTTTGTAGCTATTAGGGTGTCTTTAGT from the Parachlamydiales bacterium genome contains:
- a CDS encoding SUMF1/EgtB/PvdO family nonheme iron enzyme, whose protein sequence is MSQPMIVQRRITYSPQKNVAPSTPVEDVIYLTDGSKIQGHLTVLPPLIYPFGSVPFRIQDAKNVKFSTDQGTWKMYIENIDGTNFISDFTDGSAIEVKGSDGEMRQIPFIDIISIDLNSNRSHVKPAQGPQMFMVGFKDGSLIPVRLQDATLSVNDGQKDYDLPLLSVVDVINDGGLHGIVLTKEGEYKHIPLAILKSQTLPVTITGDNKVTQLNWSDIIRVYKHNSAEFAKGLPPIKQNNITPSQTASPVKTVNAPANTSPAEEPRPVPRVVTSVSKDVLFVPEQSTAAPEIFPVNTPPAMPERRSPIAPIPKTGGTSPSAPLPVYPAVPVQSKPVLNNEPVKPLDNKGDNSLALETGTYLIVPTIREDSGATNYTVVGRIPVDNPTAGAKISSQPSDISLIGESITYVPKKRDPLRSSEEEENDAAQSVESPTEVKNEIQFTALEEKQKKYFVAKGGAVRKPLLAQSCVLRDEPLVAMTQPSELITKHSTDSYKDSDGYYKVPAVKIVPESIEDDEQDLSHDPDLAGMVFINEQEVACAAEGDLPESQEAARAFYIDKYPVTNKQYYRFVKSENYPRPKAWPAGRIPKGQDLQPITSISYQDALAYAEWAGKKLPSSSEWCRANNSHLIKFSTKRAIKEWTSTEFVAQNDSRVEKNWMKQNNVDLAREVYRAVIGGEIVGAVPVPEGDFSPSIGFRTALMAE
- the uvrA gene encoding excinuclease ABC subunit UvrA, whose translation is MSQRKIILKNVNVHNLKSISLELDHGQLILFTGVSGSGKSSLAFDTLYVEGQRRYIESLSTQARRQMTDMAKPDVEHTEGITPTISIEQKTAGRNPRSTVGTMTEIYDYLRVLYARVGVPHCPVSGEPVAPQSRERIIKTVQSLPPKTKLIILAPYAKQKKGEFKDDFQDLLRKGYTRARIDGKMANLEEPITLDGNVAHTVEVLIDRIVISTENNSRIAEALTNALQFNDGSCITVDADTEEETFYSMHAFSLASGISYSSLEPQDFSFNSPSGMCPRCQGLGMVNEYIIEKIVDPKKSIAEDCFIIGSSYNTVRYGNIYDNLARLYNFSVHTPWEKLPPKAQNVFLQGTEKKWTRMHLVHPDTGATWTDHVQWRGILYEAHSRYSEATSDSYRRKMEMLMSEQTCPECHGERLKPYPAATQFCGKRIYEMTHMTVSACLAFFEKVKLSPSDEIIAEELLKEISQRLYFLNDVGLHYLTLDRTAPTLSGGEAQRVRLASQIGCGLVGITYILDEPSIGLHPRDNKRLIETLKRLRDMGNTVIVVEHDEETILEADHIVDFGPGPGVRGGEIVVSGTLKDLLKNKDSYTGAYLLGTKEIPVPKKRRKPTKEVLKIQGAAHHNLKNVNVDIPLGLFIAVTGVSGSGKSSLITEILYPALSNELLRSSLSVGTHKALLHSNLIDKVIAVDQTPIGRNPRSNPATYIKLFDDIRDLYAQLPESQARGYKSGRFSFNVKEGSCPRCEGMGMIKIDMDFLEDAWADCPVCHTQRFDHETLSILYKGKNIYNVLEMEVDEAAEFFQNIPHIFHKLNMLQKVGLGYIKIGQFSTTLSGGEAQRVKLAKELVRPPTGKTLYILDEPTTGLHFHDIKHLLEVLHELVERGNTVLVIEHNMDVVKTADWIIDMGPDGGEQGGLVVATGAPEKISKMETPTGEALKTSLTKELQKQAQNILKEPAKAKKKRKNTAEITSITIEGAEQNNLKHVDAVIPREKLTILTGPSGSGKSSLAFETIYAEGQRRYVESLSPYARQFVKQLPKPKVAGVEGLSPAIAIEQKVHAGNPRSTVGTMTEIYDYLRLLYARIGIPHSPETGEVIKSISKDFVVEKILTLPEGEKIQILAPLSLSRTVEIKDVIFKYQRLGYLRVRFDGVYYDINDNALLENYDKKRKHELMLIVDRLKVIPTIMARLDEAIASAAQHGEGKLIVAKETSDLFFNLSFAVESTGKSYPPITPQTFAFNHAEGMCMECLGLGYQYGANLAQDNEFLHFSTAELMNKFWPEDTHKIAWKLLTLFLEEEKISWSTPLCELSTKHLGLLMNGSPENKFYIAPEGWKFQWRGINNVLAKAGKSGTTDVREMVVPLLEEHTCPSCNGARLNPLARNVTIHDVSIDQLCNLPLKQALLFIENLNLPQAEKKWMEEIQRQLLSRLRFLCEVGLHYLALGRKAPTLSGGETQRIRLARQLGSGLTGVLYVLDEPTIGLHPRDNARLNAALQQLKDLKNTLIMVEHDPLTIATADYILDFGPHSGIHGGHITARGTYKEILRNPNSLTGQYLSGKKVITLPKKRSHKSTENLSIKNATLHNLKKISVNVPVGLLTCLTGVSGSGKSTLMHRIILPALKKGIERFDSIDLGIAIVKGIENFDKVIYIDQNPIGLTSRSDVGTYVDLLSRVRDFFSTLPLARTKGLKGKNFSYNHRRGMCTACWGMGYRKVEMHFLPAVRVKCEECQGLRLNPVSLEVTYQGKNFGQFLNYTVDEAKIAFENHPRIVRILDTLISVGLGYLKIGQEMASLSGGEAQRIKLSRELAKRSSGKTIYLLDEPTTGLHSDDIDKLLNVLNKLVDKGNTVLVIEHNSDVIRNADYVIDLGPDAGDEGGQVVFTGTPENLAKSAQSLTGKFLAK